In the genome of Rutidosis leptorrhynchoides isolate AG116_Rl617_1_P2 unplaced genomic scaffold, CSIRO_AGI_Rlap_v1 contig98, whole genome shotgun sequence, one region contains:
- the LOC139885504 gene encoding AAA-ATPase At2g18193-like has protein sequence MAGIPVDEERESRERELFAGEEDFFVPRNNLLTLVIDEKTGMAKNDVFEAAEIYTSKKISPKTERLRVSRIQGQNGNLTVTIDKGEKIYDVFEEKIRLVWIFSGDESKDHVEKKWFELSFDKKFKERVFDSYLPYIMEKAKEMKEKNKTVQIKSRQYHHGWNSITLDHPSTFETVAMDPCLKKLIIDDLERFLKRKDFYKRVGKAWKRVYLLYGPPGTGKSSLIAAMANYLKFDIYDLELGSMQHNFKDILMTTGNRSILVIEDIDCNPATHDRDDESDIYQYQPPNRSILDTKLNLSALLNFIDGLWSSCGNERIIIFTTNHKDRLDPALLRPGRMDIHINMSYCTPESFKILASNYLGESCKSHRLFGDIVTLIECLEVTPAEVAEELMKSEDIDVVFQGMLRFLKQKINIEKDRAETSRKLKKNKKNKNLERKKNRKEEDNDDDDNDNDNNFEE, from the exons TACTCACTCTGGTAATCGACGAGAAAACTGGAATGGCGAAAAACGACGTCTTCGAAGCAGCAGAGATCTACACGAGCAAAAAAATCAGCCCCAAAACAGAACGGTTAAGAGTTAGCAGGATCcagggacaaaatggtaatttgactgTCACGATCGATAAGGGTGAGAAGATCTATGACGTTTTCGAGGAAAAAATCAGGCTTGTCTGGATCTTTTCAGGCGACGAGTCAAAAGATCACGTTGAGAAGAAATGGTTTGAGCTTAGCTTCGACAAGAAATTCAAGGAGAGAGTATTTGATTCCTATTTGCCCTATATTATGGAGAAAGCTAAAGAAATGAAAGAAAAGAATAAGACTGTCCAAATTAAGAGTCGACAATATCATCATGGTTGGAATTCGATAACCCTAGATCACCCTTCAACTTTTGAAACTGTCGCAATGGATCCTTGTTTAAAgaaattgataatcgatgattTGGAAAGATTCTTGAAAAGGAAAGATTTTTACAAAAGGGTAGGAAAAGCTTGGAAACGAGTTTACTTATTATATGGTCCTCCGGGGACCGGAAAATCGAGTTTGATTGCTGCCATGGCGAATTACTTGAAGTTTGATATCTATGATTTGGAGCTTGGAAGTATGCAACATAATTTTAAAGATATATTGATGACGACAGGCAATCGATCTATTTTGGTCATTGAAGATATTGATTGTAATCCAGCTACTCATGATCGTGATGACGAATCAGATATTTATCAGTATCAGCCACCTAATAGATCTATTTTGGACACTAAg TTGAACTTATCGGCGCTGCTGAATTTTATTGATGGGCTATGGTCAAGTTGTGGTAACGAGAGGATTATTATCTTCACAACGAATCACAAGGATCGTCTAGACCCTGCATTATTACGTCCTGGTCGGATGGATATTCACATTAACATGTCCTATTGCACCCCAGAGAGCTTCAAGATCCTGGCCTCGAATTACCTAGGAGAAAGCTGCAAAAGCCACCGTCTTTTTGGAGATATCGTAACCCTTATCGAGTGTCTAGAGGTCACGCCTGCGGAAGTAGCCGAGGAACTGATGAAGAGTGAAgatattgatgttgtatttcaaggAATGCTTCGATTCCTAAAGCAAAAGATTAATATCGAAAAGGATCGGGCTGAAACGAGTAGGAAACTGAAAAAGAACAAAAAGAATAAGAATCTTGAACGAAAGAAGAACAGAAAGGAGGAAGataatgacgatgatgataatgataacgataataattttgAAGAATAA